In Gemmata obscuriglobus, a single genomic region encodes these proteins:
- a CDS encoding RNA polymerase sigma factor, which yields MSDDDRRLIAECLGGQRDAFGTLVSRYQTRLYNSALRLVNSPEDAADVVQDAFLSAYQALSSFKGDAEFFTWLYRIAFNIAVSLKRKRRPSVSLENYSQQTGLDPDDPSEYVKPSAALERTEDERQLHGAIARLSSEHREVLLLKDIDGLKYEDIAEALGVPIGTIRSRLHRARLELRDLLAAPDERELWGGAGPGAQEEVGSDRKQDTSEDVAPLRASGAAGKPETPRAKDVQAQPRLNGGRRD from the coding sequence GTGAGCGACGACGATCGCAGGCTCATTGCGGAGTGTCTGGGCGGCCAGCGGGATGCCTTCGGTACGTTGGTATCCCGTTACCAGACAAGGTTATACAACTCCGCGTTGCGCCTGGTTAACAGCCCTGAAGACGCCGCCGATGTCGTTCAGGACGCGTTCCTGAGCGCGTATCAGGCTTTGTCGTCGTTCAAGGGGGATGCGGAGTTTTTTACCTGGCTGTATCGGATCGCGTTCAACATCGCGGTGAGTTTGAAACGGAAGCGCCGGCCGTCGGTCAGCCTGGAGAACTACTCGCAGCAAACCGGTCTCGATCCTGACGACCCTTCGGAGTACGTCAAGCCGAGCGCGGCTCTTGAGCGTACCGAAGACGAGCGGCAGTTGCACGGCGCGATCGCGCGACTGTCGTCCGAGCACCGTGAGGTGCTGCTCCTGAAGGACATCGACGGCTTGAAGTACGAGGACATCGCCGAGGCGCTCGGCGTACCGATCGGAACGATCCGCAGTCGGCTGCACCGGGCTCGTCTCGAACTCCGTGACTTGCTGGCCGCCCCAGACGAGCGCGAGTTGTGGGGCGGTGCCGGCCCCGGGGCTCAAGAAGAGGTCGGTAGCGACCGTAAGCAGGACACAAGTGAGGATGTGGCACCGCTGCGTGCGAGTGGAGCGGCTGGAAAACCCGAGACCCCGAGAGCGAAGGACGTACAAGCCCAACCCCGGCTGAACGGCGGTCGGAGGGACTGA
- a CDS encoding VIT and vWA domain-containing protein, translating into MRFLRIPLSVLAIALLGATPAGAAGILIPEDKKLPPLAMVKHKVTVVIDEQVALTTVEQTFRNHTDRNLEATYLFPVPKGASVDRFTMWVNGKELGGELLDAKHAHKVYTDVVRRTQDPGLLEYLGNSLMKLSVFPIPPKGDQKIKLAYKFVAPKDGSVVEYVYPLKTDGKATRTLEEFSVSLTIKSRHAVQNVYSPTHAVNTVRKSDKEVSVTFERKQALLDKDFQLFYGHGDKDIGLSPLVYKPIQTEDGYFMFLISPQVEAEKKRVARDLVLVLDTSSSMSDIKMQQAKKAVKFCLSQLQPEDRFGVVRFSTTVTKFRSELVAANTDYLDLATKWIDGLKTSGGTAIWPALNDALAMRSSDPSRPFTMVFFTDGQPTVDETNADKIVKNVLAKNTGNTRIFTFGVGDDVNAAMLDQLADSTRAVSTYVREAEDIEVKVSGLYAKISNPVLTDVQLATSENVQLHEIYPPKLPDLFQGTQLVVIGRYTGEGPSVIRLTGLVGKERQELVYEFNFPGKTESDVGKDFVEPLWARRKVGYILDQIRVNGEKKELVDEVVMLAKRYGIATPYTSHLVVPDSAMPVVSPVPVRGGVANEPAPLAAPVAAAGGFAPGLATGSIGKPGRVEDFAKEQAKGEKGDGKALAANRGLETERQVKDALKSLNANADPAQRARLADEIKKLAVQKKTWDDSSSALRGRERGAYQSGQLGVDLSCAANNLRNQHRVSLTANRQVQGRNCLEIGGVWIDDGFQPNTKVVTVKAHSDAYFRVLEKQPQMKDVFLLGNHLVWVTPSGTALVVDLSEGQEKIEDNEIDALFVGKS; encoded by the coding sequence ATGCGGTTCCTGCGAATCCCTCTCTCGGTGCTCGCGATCGCGCTTCTCGGCGCGACGCCCGCAGGTGCGGCCGGCATCTTGATCCCTGAAGACAAGAAGTTGCCGCCGCTCGCGATGGTGAAACACAAGGTTACTGTCGTCATCGACGAGCAGGTGGCACTGACCACGGTTGAGCAGACGTTCCGTAACCACACCGACCGCAATCTAGAAGCCACTTACCTGTTCCCGGTGCCGAAGGGCGCCAGCGTGGACCGGTTTACGATGTGGGTGAACGGTAAGGAACTCGGCGGCGAGTTACTCGACGCCAAGCACGCGCACAAGGTGTACACCGATGTGGTGCGCCGCACCCAGGACCCAGGACTGCTGGAATACCTGGGTAACAGCCTGATGAAACTGAGCGTGTTCCCGATTCCCCCGAAGGGCGACCAGAAGATCAAGCTCGCGTACAAGTTCGTTGCTCCGAAAGACGGCAGCGTCGTCGAGTACGTGTACCCGCTGAAGACGGACGGGAAGGCCACCCGCACTTTGGAAGAGTTTTCGGTGAGCCTCACCATCAAGTCGAGACACGCCGTGCAGAACGTGTACAGCCCGACACACGCCGTCAACACCGTCCGAAAGAGCGACAAAGAGGTGAGCGTCACGTTCGAGCGAAAGCAGGCGCTCCTCGACAAGGATTTTCAGCTCTTCTACGGCCACGGTGACAAGGACATCGGCCTCAGTCCCCTCGTTTACAAGCCGATTCAGACCGAGGACGGCTACTTCATGTTCCTGATCTCGCCGCAAGTAGAAGCGGAAAAGAAGCGCGTGGCCCGCGATCTCGTGCTCGTGCTCGACACCTCGAGCAGCATGTCGGACATCAAGATGCAGCAGGCGAAGAAGGCGGTGAAGTTCTGCCTGTCGCAACTCCAGCCCGAGGACCGGTTCGGCGTGGTCCGGTTCTCGACCACGGTAACCAAGTTTCGGTCCGAGCTGGTGGCGGCCAACACGGATTACCTCGATCTCGCAACCAAGTGGATAGACGGACTGAAGACCAGCGGCGGTACCGCGATCTGGCCCGCGCTCAACGACGCCCTTGCAATGCGGTCCAGCGACCCGTCCCGCCCGTTCACGATGGTGTTTTTCACGGACGGGCAACCGACCGTGGACGAAACGAACGCCGACAAGATCGTAAAAAACGTCCTCGCCAAAAACACCGGTAACACTCGCATCTTCACGTTTGGCGTGGGGGATGATGTCAACGCCGCAATGCTCGATCAACTGGCCGATTCGACCCGGGCCGTCAGCACTTACGTTCGCGAGGCCGAGGACATTGAGGTGAAGGTGTCGGGCCTGTACGCGAAGATCAGCAACCCCGTACTCACGGACGTGCAACTGGCAACTAGCGAGAACGTGCAGCTCCACGAGATCTATCCGCCCAAACTGCCGGACCTGTTCCAGGGAACGCAGCTCGTCGTGATCGGGCGTTACACGGGGGAGGGCCCGTCGGTCATTCGACTGACGGGTCTCGTCGGGAAGGAGCGACAGGAACTCGTTTACGAGTTCAATTTCCCCGGGAAAACCGAGAGCGACGTCGGAAAGGACTTCGTGGAGCCGCTGTGGGCGCGGCGCAAGGTGGGATACATCCTCGATCAGATCCGCGTGAACGGGGAAAAGAAGGAGCTGGTTGACGAAGTCGTTATGCTTGCGAAGAGGTACGGGATCGCGACACCGTACACATCGCACTTGGTGGTGCCCGACAGCGCGATGCCGGTGGTTTCCCCTGTGCCGGTGAGGGGCGGTGTCGCCAACGAGCCGGCGCCGCTTGCAGCGCCGGTCGCCGCGGCCGGCGGATTTGCTCCGGGTCTTGCTACCGGTTCGATAGGCAAGCCAGGACGTGTTGAGGATTTCGCAAAAGAGCAAGCGAAGGGCGAAAAGGGCGATGGGAAGGCGCTGGCAGCGAATCGCGGACTGGAAACCGAGCGCCAGGTGAAGGACGCGCTGAAGAGCCTGAACGCGAACGCAGATCCTGCTCAGCGGGCTCGGTTGGCAGATGAGATCAAGAAATTGGCCGTCCAGAAAAAGACCTGGGACGACTCCAGCTCAGCCCTCAGGGGGCGTGAAAGGGGGGCCTACCAGTCGGGACAACTCGGCGTCGATTTGTCGTGCGCCGCCAACAACCTCCGCAACCAGCATCGCGTGAGTTTGACCGCGAACCGACAGGTGCAGGGCCGCAACTGTCTCGAGATCGGTGGCGTGTGGATCGACGACGGATTTCAGCCAAACACGAAGGTTGTAACCGTGAAGGCCCATAGCGACGCGTATTTCCGCGTCCTGGAGAAGCAACCGCAGATGAAAGACGTGTTCCTGCTGGGGAATCACCTCGTGTGGGTGACGCCGAGCGGGACGGCACTCGTTGTCGATCTGAGCGAAGGCCAGGAAAAGATCGAAGACAACGAGATTGACGCTTTATTTGTCGGGAAGTCTTGA
- the uvrA gene encoding excinuclease ABC subunit UvrA: protein MQDSKSIVVRGAREHNLRGVDLELPRNKLIVFTGVSGSGKSSLAFDTIYAEGQRRYVESLSSYARQFLGQLPKPDVDYIGGLSPSVSIQQKTAGRNPRSTVGTITEVSDFLRVLYARLGQGHCPKCQRPITAQTREQIIGRILALPEGTRFQLLAPVVRGQKGEFKDFFADMVKRGYVRARVDGQVVKLTDDLKLDKRIKHTIEIVVDRLKADARNRVRVAEAVEQALGLAEGNLIIAVEPETAPREGEDAEEAAGDVPPPARGADILLSAHYACTHCNISYEPPTPQLFSFNNPHGMCPACDGLGTQYTFAPELLVPDPSLSLYQGAIPLVGALKGMGRWRKHIYDGVAKSLGVDLKTPWNKLSAEHQDQLLNGSGDAHIVWEWKQRGGKVWKHGGKWEGIVPQLVAQFKKTAAGPRRAQLEKYMSRVHCPACDGQRLNPQARAVRVGGKTLVEVGRTPIGDLVPWFNEYEKNIPPVSKVVAGELLKEIRARLGFLLNVGLHYLTLDRSAPTLSGGEAQRIRLASQIGSGLVGVLYVLDEPSIGLHPRDNARLLASIERLRDMGNTVLVVEHDEDTMRAADYLVDFGPGPGVRGGEVVAAGTPAEVFAEPRSLTAQYLTGKKQIAIPEKRREPSGKVLRIVGATHNNLKDVTAEVPLGLFVCITGVSGSGKSSLINDVLRTGLSSALTGSGDAEEETEEEAGEVVERAARGRIEGAEQLDKVIDIDQTPIGRTPRSNPATYIKLWDEIRALYAEMPDAKVRGYTPSRFSFNRPGGRCEACEGNGANKLEMDFLADVWVQCPVCEGRRFNRETLQVKYRGKTIQDVLEMEVAEALAHFEHVPKVHQMVKTLHDVGLDYIKLGQPSPTLSGGEAQRIKLAKELVRRSTGKTLYILDEPTTGLHFEDVRKLLEVLHGFADQGNTVLVIEHDLDVVKTADWVIDMGPEGGSGGGRVVVAGTPEQVAKHKGSFTGQALAPILTPNARRTATARSTARGQLKKAKAEQPEPAQFITHLCVEGACQHNLKNVSAKLPREKMSVFCGPSGSGKSSLALDTIYAEGQRRYVESLSSYARQFLGQVQKPRVEQVTGLSPAISIEQKTTSKSPRSTVGTVTEIYDYLRILYARLGQRHCPSCARPVGTQTADEIVDKVLSLPEGTKLYIMAPLERKGQEKYDALFEEIRRAGFTRMRVNGKSYTIDEPPQIDHRRKHNVEVVVDRNVVKPGTRTRIAEAVEQSLDLGRGVMHIAYVEADADETKWRVEKYSQHLACEHCNLSFEHLNPHNYSFNSPLGWCPTCEGLGFQRGANANLLLGDTRLSLRGGAVTAWPELGKGSAWLPFAEALAKHVGFSLDTPFAKLDPAHQRAVLHGTGDDWVSLSTETGARGAEPKTKKKSTAAAVPNSPLPAPRFQYKGLFPAVDEASRVSWVYRQRLDHLVDEVPCSACRGARIRADAAATRFANLTIGEMCAKPLGDTLALFDSLTLSKTDRKVAGEVLREVSSRLKFMVDVGLDYLTLGRQGPTLSGGEAQRIRLASQIGSGLTGVLYVLDEPTIGLHPRDNERLLQALHRLRDLGNTLVVVEHDREVIAAADHLLDFGPGAGDHGGEITASGAPKQVAKAAESLTGKYLSGKLAIPVPTNRRTAGEGNLPPSPLPARRGSKGTSESNRESGAQGAVVDLLPSLQRGVGSGSETVAARSPHGVTLSILGARQHNLQNVDVHIPLGALVAVTGVSGSGKSSLVNEVLYNTLARKLHRARTAGAAHDDIVGLEHIDKIINVDQDPIGNSPSSNPATYTGVFDLIRELFARLPESKVRGYHPRRFSFNQKGGRCEACEGMGQKVIEMHFLPDVWVECDTCNGTRYNPETLAVRYHGKSIADVLAMRVSEALALFHNIPKIRVVLQTLEDVGLGYMSLGQSAPTMSGGEAQRVKLAAELARPSTGKTLYLLDEPTTGLHFDDVRKLLEVLQRLVDLGNTVITVEHNVDVIKSADWVIDMGPEAGGGGGHVVAAGTPEEVVAQFAAGAPTHTGRILKDVIAAGPFAARPKFDPHAALAERAGDLDISDVGKEQKLPWEADGPGWHTRDRVTTTGKPVKWEGAALAWVIDLIHESGTFPETKWNHRSVVEIPAPRKADGWFLHAMTGHEAYMKLVFPLPGRPFKQDQLAAKLAIPPLSDTPGLEGYSRDANRVEVQNTTGWQTVTITVHKKAEIDTPAFREFLKKAVELVQGLNDSGAGGVEANMPWKKDGEKWHLGDKGFPPGRGAKWDRAVLPKLLDLLRELDPALEFKWDTRDAVTVRPAGASRFWARLKTKETDALEVWFTGRRGTAKPAQFENVGREALVEGDRADGSEVLKVWFATANQFAPAKLKPLLKQHLKAFKSAFGDTENEKEAG from the coding sequence ATGCAGGACAGCAAGAGCATTGTCGTGCGCGGCGCCCGGGAGCACAACCTGCGCGGGGTGGACCTCGAACTGCCGCGGAACAAGCTGATCGTGTTCACCGGCGTCAGCGGGTCGGGGAAGTCGTCGCTGGCGTTCGACACGATCTACGCCGAGGGCCAGCGCCGCTACGTCGAGTCGCTCTCCAGCTACGCCCGACAGTTCTTGGGCCAGCTCCCGAAGCCGGACGTGGACTACATCGGCGGGCTGTCGCCGTCGGTCAGCATCCAGCAAAAAACCGCGGGGCGGAACCCGCGCAGCACGGTCGGGACGATCACCGAGGTGAGCGACTTCCTCCGGGTGTTGTACGCCCGGCTGGGGCAAGGGCACTGCCCGAAGTGCCAGCGCCCCATCACCGCGCAGACCCGCGAACAGATCATCGGCCGCATCCTCGCGCTGCCGGAGGGCACACGGTTCCAGTTGCTCGCGCCGGTGGTGCGAGGGCAAAAGGGCGAGTTCAAGGACTTCTTCGCGGACATGGTGAAGCGCGGGTACGTTCGCGCCCGCGTGGACGGCCAGGTCGTCAAGCTGACCGACGACCTCAAACTCGACAAGCGCATCAAGCACACCATCGAAATCGTGGTGGACCGCCTCAAGGCGGACGCCCGGAACCGCGTCCGCGTCGCCGAGGCGGTCGAGCAGGCACTCGGGCTCGCCGAAGGGAACCTGATTATCGCCGTCGAGCCCGAGACGGCGCCGCGCGAGGGAGAAGACGCAGAGGAAGCAGCGGGGGACGTGCCGCCGCCCGCACGGGGTGCGGACATCCTGCTTTCGGCGCATTACGCCTGCACGCACTGCAACATCAGTTATGAGCCGCCGACGCCGCAGCTCTTCAGCTTCAACAACCCGCACGGGATGTGCCCCGCGTGCGACGGGCTCGGGACGCAGTACACGTTCGCACCCGAACTCCTCGTTCCGGACCCGTCCCTCAGCCTGTACCAGGGGGCGATCCCTCTCGTCGGCGCGCTCAAAGGCATGGGGCGCTGGCGCAAGCACATTTACGACGGGGTCGCGAAGTCACTCGGGGTGGACCTGAAGACCCCGTGGAACAAGCTGAGCGCCGAACACCAGGACCAGCTCCTCAACGGCAGCGGCGACGCGCACATCGTGTGGGAGTGGAAGCAGCGCGGCGGGAAGGTGTGGAAGCACGGCGGGAAGTGGGAGGGGATCGTACCGCAGCTCGTGGCGCAGTTCAAAAAGACGGCCGCCGGGCCGCGGCGCGCGCAGCTCGAAAAGTACATGAGCCGGGTCCACTGCCCCGCGTGCGACGGCCAGCGCCTGAACCCACAAGCCCGCGCGGTGCGCGTCGGCGGTAAGACACTGGTCGAAGTGGGGCGCACTCCCATCGGCGACCTCGTGCCGTGGTTCAACGAGTACGAAAAGAACATCCCGCCGGTCTCGAAAGTGGTCGCGGGAGAGTTACTCAAGGAGATCCGCGCCCGGCTCGGGTTCCTCCTCAACGTCGGCCTGCACTACCTCACCCTCGACCGTTCCGCCCCCACCCTCTCCGGCGGCGAGGCCCAGCGCATCCGGCTGGCGTCGCAGATCGGCAGCGGGCTGGTCGGCGTGCTGTACGTGCTCGACGAACCGAGCATCGGGCTGCACCCGCGCGACAACGCCCGCCTGCTGGCGAGCATCGAGCGGCTCCGGGATATGGGCAACACCGTGCTCGTTGTCGAACACGACGAGGACACGATGCGGGCCGCCGATTACCTCGTGGACTTCGGCCCCGGTCCTGGCGTCCGCGGGGGCGAAGTGGTCGCCGCCGGCACGCCCGCGGAGGTGTTCGCCGAGCCGCGCAGCCTCACGGCGCAATACCTGACGGGCAAGAAGCAAATCGCCATCCCGGAAAAGCGCCGGGAGCCGAGCGGGAAGGTGCTGCGCATCGTCGGCGCGACCCACAACAACCTCAAGGACGTGACGGCGGAGGTGCCGCTCGGGCTGTTCGTGTGCATCACCGGCGTGAGCGGGTCCGGGAAGTCGTCACTCATCAACGACGTTCTGCGCACCGGGCTGTCGAGCGCCCTGACCGGAAGCGGCGACGCCGAGGAAGAGACCGAAGAGGAAGCGGGCGAGGTCGTCGAGCGCGCGGCGCGGGGCCGGATCGAGGGCGCCGAGCAGCTCGATAAGGTGATCGACATCGACCAGACGCCGATCGGCCGCACCCCGCGCTCGAACCCCGCAACGTACATCAAGCTCTGGGACGAGATCCGCGCGCTCTACGCCGAGATGCCCGACGCCAAGGTGCGCGGCTACACGCCGTCGCGGTTCAGCTTCAACCGCCCCGGCGGGCGGTGCGAGGCGTGCGAGGGGAACGGCGCCAACAAGCTCGAGATGGACTTCCTCGCGGACGTGTGGGTGCAGTGCCCCGTCTGCGAGGGCCGCCGGTTCAACCGCGAAACGCTCCAAGTGAAGTACCGCGGGAAGACGATTCAGGACGTGCTCGAAATGGAGGTGGCCGAGGCGCTCGCGCACTTCGAGCACGTGCCGAAGGTCCACCAGATGGTGAAAACGCTCCACGACGTGGGGCTCGACTACATTAAGCTCGGCCAGCCCTCCCCGACCCTCTCCGGCGGCGAGGCGCAGCGGATCAAGCTGGCGAAAGAACTCGTCCGGCGAAGCACGGGCAAGACGCTCTACATCCTCGACGAGCCGACCACGGGGCTGCACTTCGAGGACGTGCGCAAGCTGCTGGAGGTGCTCCACGGCTTCGCGGACCAAGGCAACACGGTGCTCGTGATCGAACACGACCTCGACGTGGTGAAGACCGCCGACTGGGTCATCGACATGGGGCCGGAGGGCGGCAGCGGCGGCGGCCGGGTGGTCGTCGCGGGCACGCCCGAGCAGGTCGCCAAACACAAGGGCTCGTTCACCGGCCAGGCGCTCGCGCCGATCCTCACCCCCAACGCACGCCGCACCGCGACCGCCCGCTCCACGGCACGCGGACAACTGAAGAAGGCAAAGGCGGAACAACCGGAACCGGCGCAGTTCATCACGCACCTCTGCGTCGAAGGCGCGTGCCAGCACAACCTGAAAAACGTGTCGGCCAAGCTGCCGCGCGAGAAGATGTCGGTGTTCTGCGGGCCGAGCGGGTCCGGGAAGTCGTCGCTCGCGCTGGACACGATCTACGCCGAGGGCCAACGCCGCTACGTCGAGTCGCTCTCCAGCTACGCCCGGCAGTTCCTGGGGCAGGTGCAGAAGCCCCGAGTCGAACAGGTGACGGGGCTCTCCCCGGCCATCAGCATCGAACAGAAGACCACGAGCAAGAGCCCGCGCAGCACCGTCGGCACGGTCACCGAAATCTACGACTACCTCCGCATCCTGTACGCGCGCCTGGGTCAGCGGCACTGCCCGAGTTGCGCGCGGCCGGTCGGCACCCAGACCGCCGACGAGATCGTTGACAAGGTGCTGTCGCTGCCCGAGGGGACCAAGCTCTACATCATGGCGCCGCTTGAGCGCAAGGGGCAGGAGAAGTACGACGCCCTGTTCGAGGAGATCCGCCGGGCCGGCTTCACGCGGATGCGCGTGAACGGGAAGAGCTACACGATCGACGAGCCGCCGCAGATCGACCACCGCCGCAAGCACAACGTCGAAGTGGTCGTGGACCGGAACGTCGTGAAGCCCGGCACCCGCACCCGCATCGCGGAGGCCGTGGAGCAGTCGCTCGACCTGGGCCGCGGGGTGATGCACATCGCCTATGTCGAGGCCGACGCCGACGAAACGAAGTGGCGGGTGGAGAAGTACTCGCAGCACCTCGCGTGCGAGCATTGCAACCTGAGCTTCGAGCACCTGAACCCGCACAACTACTCGTTCAACAGCCCGCTCGGCTGGTGCCCGACGTGCGAGGGGCTCGGGTTCCAGCGCGGCGCCAACGCCAACCTGCTCCTCGGCGACACGCGACTCTCGCTGCGCGGGGGGGCGGTCACCGCGTGGCCGGAACTTGGGAAAGGCTCGGCGTGGCTGCCGTTCGCGGAGGCGCTGGCGAAGCACGTCGGGTTCTCGCTGGACACACCCTTCGCGAAACTCGACCCCGCGCACCAGCGCGCCGTGCTGCACGGTACCGGCGACGACTGGGTCAGTCTCAGCACAGAAACCGGGGCGAGGGGCGCGGAACCGAAAACCAAGAAGAAGAGCACCGCCGCGGCCGTTCCGAATTCCCCCCTTCCCGCCCCGCGGTTCCAGTACAAGGGCCTGTTCCCGGCGGTGGACGAGGCGTCGCGGGTGTCCTGGGTGTACCGACAGCGCCTCGATCACTTGGTGGATGAGGTGCCCTGCTCCGCCTGTCGCGGTGCGCGCATCCGGGCCGACGCCGCGGCGACCCGGTTCGCGAACCTCACCATCGGCGAGATGTGCGCGAAGCCGCTCGGCGACACGCTCGCGCTCTTCGACTCGCTCACGCTCTCGAAGACCGACCGCAAGGTCGCGGGCGAGGTGCTCCGCGAGGTCAGCTCGCGCCTCAAGTTCATGGTGGACGTGGGCCTGGACTACCTTACGCTCGGCCGGCAGGGGCCGACGCTCTCTGGCGGCGAGGCCCAGCGCATCCGGCTGGCGTCGCAGATCGGCAGCGGGCTGACGGGCGTTCTGTACGTCCTCGACGAGCCGACCATCGGGCTGCACCCGCGCGACAACGAGCGGCTCCTTCAGGCACTGCACCGGCTGCGCGACCTCGGGAACACCCTCGTCGTGGTCGAGCACGACCGCGAGGTGATCGCGGCGGCCGATCACTTGCTCGATTTCGGCCCCGGGGCCGGAGACCACGGCGGCGAGATCACCGCCAGTGGCGCACCGAAGCAGGTTGCAAAGGCCGCAGAATCGCTCACGGGGAAGTACCTGAGCGGAAAGCTCGCCATACCGGTTCCGACGAACCGGCGCACGGCGGGGGAAGGCAACCTACCCCCCAGCCCCCTCCCTGCAAGGAGGGGGAGCAAAGGCACGTCGGAATCGAATCGCGAATCCGGCGCGCAGGGTGCGGTTGTGGATCTGCTCCCCTCCCTGCAGCGAGGGGTTGGGAGTGGGTCGGAGACCGTCGCCGCGCGGTCGCCGCACGGGGTCACGCTTAGCATCCTGGGCGCCCGCCAGCACAACCTCCAGAACGTGGACGTACACATCCCGCTCGGGGCGCTCGTCGCGGTGACCGGGGTGAGCGGGTCCGGGAAGTCGTCGCTGGTGAACGAGGTGCTCTACAACACCCTCGCGCGCAAGCTGCACCGCGCCCGCACCGCCGGGGCCGCGCACGACGACATCGTTGGCCTCGAACACATCGACAAGATCATCAACGTCGACCAGGACCCCATCGGCAACTCGCCGTCGAGCAACCCGGCGACTTACACCGGCGTGTTCGACCTGATCCGCGAGCTGTTCGCCCGGCTCCCCGAGTCGAAGGTCCGCGGGTACCACCCGCGGCGGTTCTCCTTCAACCAGAAGGGAGGCCGGTGCGAGGCGTGCGAAGGGATGGGGCAGAAGGTGATCGAGATGCACTTCCTCCCCGACGTGTGGGTGGAGTGCGACACCTGTAACGGCACCCGTTACAACCCGGAAACGCTCGCGGTGCGGTACCACGGCAAGAGCATCGCCGACGTGCTCGCCATGCGCGTCAGCGAGGCCCTGGCCCTGTTCCACAACATCCCGAAGATCCGCGTCGTGCTGCAAACGCTCGAAGACGTCGGCCTCGGGTACATGTCACTCGGCCAGTCGGCGCCGACCATGTCCGGGGGCGAAGCGCAGCGCGTGAAACTCGCCGCGGAACTGGCCCGCCCCAGCACCGGCAAAACGCTGTACCTGCTCGACGAGCCGACCACCGGGCTGCACTTCGACGACGTGCGGAAGCTGCTCGAAGTGCTTCAGCGCCTGGTCGATCTGGGGAACACCGTCATCACGGTGGAACACAACGTCGATGTCATCAAGTCCGCGGACTGGGTCATCGACATGGGGCCGGAGGCCGGCGGCGGCGGCGGGCACGTCGTCGCCGCCGGCACCCCGGAAGAGGTGGTGGCCCAGTTCGCCGCCGGCGCCCCGACGCACACCGGGCGCATCCTCAAGGACGTGATCGCCGCAGGGCCGTTCGCGGCGCGCCCGAAGTTCGATCCGCACGCGGCCCTCGCGGAGCGTGCCGGCGATCTCGACATCTCGGACGTGGGCAAAGAGCAGAAGCTCCCCTGGGAGGCCGATGGCCCCGGGTGGCACACCCGCGACCGCGTCACCACCACCGGAAAGCCCGTCAAGTGGGAGGGCGCCGCGCTCGCCTGGGTCATCGACCTGATCCACGAGTCCGGCACGTTCCCCGAAACGAAGTGGAACCACCGCAGCGTCGTGGAGATCCCCGCGCCGCGGAAGGCCGACGGCTGGTTCCTCCACGCAATGACCGGGCACGAGGCGTACATGAAGCTCGTGTTCCCGCTACCGGGGCGCCCGTTCAAACAGGATCAGCTCGCGGCAAAACTCGCGATCCCGCCCCTGTCTGACACCCCGGGGCTCGAAGGGTACTCCCGCGACGCCAACCGCGTCGAGGTGCAGAACACGACCGGCTGGCAGACGGTCACGATCACCGTTCACAAGAAGGCGGAGATCGATACGCCCGCGTTCCGCGAGTTCCTGAAGAAGGCAGTGGAACTTGTTCAGGGTTTGAACGACTCCGGAGCCGGTGGCGTGGAAGCCAACATGCCCTGGAAGAAGGACGGGGAGAAGTGGCACCTTGGTGATAAAGGGTTCCCGCCCGGCCGGGGCGCGAAGTGGGACCGCGCCGTGCTACCGAAGCTCTTGGATCTGCTCCGGGAACTCGACCCGGCGCTGGAGTTCAAGTGGGACACCCGCGACGCCGTGACGGTGCGGCCGGCCGGCGCGTCTCGATTCTGGGCGCGGCTCAAGACAAAGGAAACCGACGCCCTGGAGGTGTGGTTCACCGGCCGTCGCGGGACGGCGAAACCGGCCCAGTTCGAGAACGTGGGCCGCGAGGCCCTTGTCGAGGGCGATCGCGCCGACGGGAGCGAGGTGCTGAAGGTGTGGTTCGCTACCGCGAACCAATTCGCTCCCGCAAAGCTCAAGCCGCTCCTCAAGCAGCACTTGAAGGCGTTTAAGTCCGCGTTCGGCGACACGGAAAACGAGAAGGAAGCCGGGTAG